In one window of Calypte anna isolate BGI_N300 chromosome 27, bCalAnn1_v1.p, whole genome shotgun sequence DNA:
- the ERBB2 gene encoding LOW QUALITY PROTEIN: receptor tyrosine-protein kinase erbB-2 (The sequence of the model RefSeq protein was modified relative to this genomic sequence to represent the inferred CDS: inserted 2 bases in 2 codons) — MFPAGGCLGAGLLLLAALCPPADTEVCTGTDMKLLRPSSPESHYETLRHLYQGCQVVQGNLELTYLPPDADTAFLKDIKEVQGYVLIAENQVSQLELQNLRIIRGTQLFQDRYALAVVGNASPTGTPGLRQLGMRNLTEILKGGVRIERNPQLCFQETILWADIFHRHNELHGETHVDSTRTRSCPDCRALCAEGHCWGEGPQDCQTLTNSICHGCPRCKGRKPTDCCHEQCAAGCTGPKHSDCLACLNFNRSGICELHCPPLVIYNSDTFESVPNRDGRYTFGASCVSQCPYNYLATEVGSCTLVCPQNSQEVTVNNIQKCEKCSKPCPEVCYGLGVDFLKGVRAVNASNIQHFTGCTKIFGSLAFLPETFTGDPSTNTPPLDPKLLRIFESLEELTGFLYIAAWPPDFQDLGVFQNLRVIRGRVLHNGAYSLTLRELPVRALGLRALQEISSGMVLIHHNPQLCFLQKVPWGSIFRNPRQRLFQTHNKPPEQCESEGLVCFHLCAHGHCWGPGPTQCVACERFLRGQECVASCNLLDGAIREHANGTRCLPCHPECQPQNGTETCFGSDADQCVACAHYKDAQQCVRRCPSGVKADASFVPVWKYPDEDGICQLCPTNCTHSCTIRDEDGCPVDQKPSQVTSIIAGVVGALLVVVLLLITVVCVKRRRQQERKHTMRRLLQETELVEPLTPSGALPNQAQMRILKETELKKVKVLGSGAFGTVYKGIWIPDGESVKIPVAIKVLRENTSPKANKEILDEAYVMAGVGSPYVSRLLGICLTSTVQLVTQLMPYGCLLDYVRENKDRIGSQDLLNWCVQIAKGMSYLEEVRLVHRDLAARNVLVKSPNHVKITDFGLARLLDIDETEYHADGGKVPIKWMALESILHRRFTHQSDVWSYGVTVWELMTFGAKPYEGIPAREIPDLLEKGERLPQPPICTIDVYMIMVKCWMIDSECRPKFRELVTEFSRMARDPQRFVVIQNDLVGLPGSIDSTFYRALLEEEDMDDLVDAEEYLVPHQGFFSAETSTTYRSRISSTRSTAETPVDVEEGEGLAAFPFPPPGLPEGPVTEGPEGDGGAKVSRQSPSGREPGPLPRYSEDPTGMAGEESEGLDPEGFTAPAPCTTMPEYVNQAGXQRSPPRHPHTPPSPPDKPKGHQGKNGLIKEAKHPFPAPFGHAVENPEYLAPPGXPTPLPFSQAFDNPYYWNQEPPKALCPEGGPSTTPTAENPEYLGLGSPEDAAV; from the exons CCCTGCGGCACCTCTACCAGGGCTGCCAGGTGGTCCAGGGCAACCTGGAGCTCACCTACCTGCCCCCCGATGCTGACACCGCCTTCCTCAAG GACATCAAGGAGGTGCAGGGTTACGTGCTGATTGCGGAGAACCAAGTGagccagctggagctgcagaaccTGCGCATCATCCGGGGGACACAGCTCTTCCAGGACCGCTACGCCTTGGCCGTGGTGGGCAACGCCAGCCCCACCGGCACGCCGGGGCTGCGCCAGCTCGGCATGAGGAACCTCACAG AGATCCTGAAAGGAGGGGTGCGTATCGAGAGGaacccccagctctgcttccaggaAACCATCCTCTGGGCTGATATCTTCCACCGGCACAACGAGCTCCATGGCGAGACCCACGTGGACAGCACCCGCACCCGCAGCT GTCCTGACTGCCGGGCACTGTGTGCCGAGGGGCACTGCTGGGGTGAGGGACCACAGGACTGCCAGACAC TGACCAACAGCATCTGCCACGGTTGTCCCCGCTGCAAGGGGAGGAAGCCGACTGACTGCTGCCACGAGCAGTGTGCCGCGGGCTGCACCGGCCCCAAGCACTCCGACTGCCTG GCATGCCTGAACTTCAACCGGAGCGGGATCTGTGAGCTGCACTGTCCCCCCCTCGTCATCTACAACTCGGACACCTTCGAATCGGTGCCCAACCGCGACGGGCGCTACACCTTCGGTGCCAGCTGTGTCAGCCAGTGTCCCT ATAACTACCTGGCAACGGAGGTGGGGTCCTGCACCCTCGTGTGTCCCCAGAACAGCCAAGAGGTGACGGTCAACAACATCCAGAAGTGTGAGAAGTGCAGCAAGCCCTGCCCGGAGG TGTGCTACGGCCTGGGAGTGGATTTCCTGAAGGGCGTCCGTGCTGTCAATGCCTCCAATATCCAGCACTTCACTGGCTGCACCAAGATCTTTGGCAGCTTGGCCTTCCTGCCCGAGACCTTCACTGG GGACCCCAGCACCAACACGCCGCCCCTGGACCCCAAACTGCTGCGGATCTTCGAGAGCCTGGAGGAGCTGACgg GCTTCCTCTACATTGCTGCCTGGCCGCCTGACTTCCAGGACCTGGGTGTCTTCCAGAACCTGCGGGTCATCCGGGGCCGCGTGCTGCACAA CGGTGCCTACTCGCTGACGCTGCGGGAGCTGCCGGTGCGGGCGCTGGGGCTCCGTGCCCTGCAGGAGATCAGCAGCGGGATGGTTCTCATCCACCAcaacccccagctctgcttcctccagAAGGTGCCGTGGGGCAGCATCTTTCGCAACCCCCGCCAGCGCCTCTTCCAGACCCACAACAAGCCCCCCGAGCAGTGCG AGAGTGAGGGGCTGGTCTGCTTCCACCTCTGTGCCCACGGACACTGCTGGGGCCCCGGACCCACCCAGTGCGTGGCCTGCGAGCGGTTCCTGCGTGGCCAGGAGTGTGTGGCCTCCTGCAACCTCCTGGATGG AGCCATCCGGGAGCACGCCAATGGGACACGGTGCCTGCCCTGCCACCCCGAGTGCCAGCCCCAGAACGGCACCGAGACCTGCTTCGGATCA GACGCAGACCAGTGCGTGGCCTGTGCCCACTACAAGGACGCGCAGCAGTGCGTGCGGCGCTGCCCCAGTGGGGTGAAGGCTGACGCCTCCTTTGTGCCGGTCTGGAAGTACCCAGATGAAGATGgcatctgccagctctgccccaccAACTGCACCCACTC gTGCACGATCCGGGATGAGGATGGTTGTCCTGTGGACCAGAAACCAAG CCAGGTGACATCCATCATTGCTGGTGTGGTGGGGGCTCTGCTGGTCGTTGTCCTCCTGCTCATCACCGTCGTCTGCGTCAAGCGCCGGCGGCAGCAGGAGCGGAAACACACCATGAGGCGCCTGCTGCAGGAGACTGAG ctggtGGAGCCGCTGACGCCCAGTGGGGCCCTCCCCAACCAAGCCCAGATGCGGATCCTCAAGGAGACAGAGCTCAAGAAAGTCAAAGTTTTGGGTTCTGGTGCTTTTGGCACTGTTTACAAG GGCATCTGGATCCCTGATGGGGAGAGCGTGAAGATCCCAGTGGCCATCAAGGTCTTGCGGGAGAACACCTCACCCAAAGCCAACAAGGAGATCCTGGAT GAGGCCTACGTGATGGCAGGGGTGGGCAGCCCCTACGTGTCCCGGCTGCTGGGCATCTGCCTGACCTCCACGGTGCAGCTGGTGACCCAGCTGATGCCCTACGGATGCCTCTTGGACTACGTGCGGGAGAACAAGGACCGCATCGGCTCCCAGGACCTGCTCAACTGGTGTGTGCAGATTGCCAAG GGGATGAGTTACCTGGAGGAGGTGCGGTTGGTTCACCGGGACCTGGCTGCTCGCAACGTCCTCGTCAAGAGCCCCAACCATGTCAAGATCACCGACTTCGGGCTGGCCCGGCTGCTCGACATCGATGAGACCGAGTACCACGCTGATGGGGGCAAG GTCCCCATCAAGTGGATGGCACTGGAGTCCATCCTCCACCGGCGCTTCACGCACCAGAGCGATGTCTGGAGCTACG GTGTCACCGTGTGGGAGCTGATGACCTTTGGAGCGAAGCCCTACGAAGGGATCCCTGCCCGGGAGAtccctgacctgctggagaaGGGCGAGCGGCTGCCTCAGCCACCCATCTGCACCATCGATGTCTACATGATCATGGTGAAAT GCTGGATGATCGACTCCGAGTGCCGGCCCAAGTTTCGGGAGTTGGTCACCGAGTTCTCCCGCATGGCCCGGGACCCCCAGCGCTTCGTGGTCATCCAG aaTGATCTGGTGGGGCTGCCCGGCTCCATTGACAGCACCTTCTACCGAgccctgctggaggaggaggacatGGATGACCTGGTGGATGCTGAGGAGTACCTGGTCCCTCACCAGGGCTTCTTCAGCGCCGAGACCTCCACCACCTATCGCAGCCGTATCTCCTCCACACGG AGCACGGCGGAGACCCCGGTGGACGTGGAGGAGGGCGAGGGCTTGGCtgccttcccctttccccctccgGGCCTGCCCGAGGGACCCGTGACAGAGGGGCcagagggggatggaggggcCAAGGTGTCCCGGCAGAGCCCGTCGGGGCGGGAGCCCGGCCCCCTGCCCCGGTACAGCGAGGACCCCACCGGGATGGCGGGAGAGGAGAGCGAGGGCCTGGACCCCGAGGGCTTCACCGCCCCGGCCCCCTGCACCACCATGCCAG AGTACGTGAACCAGGCTG GGCAGCGTTCACCCCCCCGGCACCCCCACACTCCCCCATCCCCGCCGGACAAGCCCAAGGGACACCAGGGTAAGAACGGGCTCATCAAGGAGGCCAAGCACCCCTTCCCAGCACCCTTCGGCCACGCCGTGGAGAACCCCGAGTACTTGGCCCCCCCGG CGcccacccccctccccttcaGCCAAGCCTTCGACAACCCCTACTACTGGAACCAGGAGCCCCCCAAGGCACTCTGCCCCGAGGGTGGCCCCAGCACGACACCCACTGCTGAGAACCCCGAGTACCTGGGGCTGGGCAGTCCTGAGGACGCAGCCGTGTAG
- the MIEN1 gene encoding migration and invasion enhancer 1, with protein sequence MSGGAEAGAERVRIVVEYCEPCGFEATYQELASAVKEEYPDIEIEPRLGGTGAFEIEINGQLVFSKLENGGFPYEKDLIEAIRRARNGEPLEKITNSRPPCVIL encoded by the exons ATGAGCGGCGGGGCTGAGGCCGGGGCCGAGCGGGTCCGCATCGTGGTGGAGTACTG tgAGCCCTGTGGCTTCGAGGCCACCTACCAGGAGCTGGCAAGTGCTGTGAAGGAGGAGTACCCCGACATCGAGATTGAGCCCAGGCTGGGGGGCACAG GTGCCTTTGAGATCGAGATCAACGGGCAGTTGGTCTTCTCCAAGCTGGAGAACGGAGGCTTCCCCTATGAGAAGGAT CTGATCGAGGCGATTCGCAGAGCCAGGAATGGGGAACCCCTGGAGAAAATCACCAACAGTCGCCCCCCCTGTGTCATTCTGTAG